A genomic stretch from Edaphobacter aggregans includes:
- a CDS encoding P1 family peptidase encodes MLRREFTRNLVGLPLGAALPSVAYGDDAALDAMPQGGSITDVPGLRVGHHTLSERPTGCTVILCEAGATAGVDVRGSAPGTRETDLLSPTNAVEKAHAILLSGGSAFGLDAASGVMRYLEEHNIGYKIGELGVVPIVPAAILMDLGVGNFKIRPNADSGYKACVAAGTGPLAEGNVGAGAGATIGKMFGAKFAMKSGLGTACVKVGDTGIVVGALVAVNAVGDVVRPETGKIIAGARSEDGKGFRDSMNAVMNGYRVVMKSGENTTIGVVATNAPFNKTQMTKIAQMAHDGYARSVNPVHTMSDGDTIFSMSTGTANVKADVSAIGAVAAVVMSRAIVRAVMQATGLPELGLPAYRDYVARH; translated from the coding sequence ATGCTTCGTCGTGAATTTACTCGCAATCTCGTGGGCTTGCCTTTGGGAGCGGCTCTCCCTTCGGTGGCATATGGGGATGATGCTGCGCTTGATGCGATGCCCCAGGGAGGCTCCATCACGGATGTTCCAGGGTTGAGGGTTGGGCACCATACGCTGAGCGAACGGCCTACCGGATGCACGGTGATTTTGTGCGAGGCCGGTGCGACGGCTGGGGTGGATGTGCGCGGCTCTGCTCCGGGAACGCGTGAGACGGATCTGCTGTCGCCGACGAACGCGGTGGAGAAGGCGCACGCCATTCTCCTCTCAGGCGGGAGTGCTTTTGGGCTGGACGCAGCAAGCGGCGTGATGCGATATCTCGAGGAGCACAACATTGGTTACAAGATTGGCGAGCTCGGCGTCGTGCCGATTGTGCCTGCTGCGATTCTGATGGATCTTGGTGTGGGTAATTTCAAGATTCGGCCTAATGCTGACTCGGGTTACAAGGCTTGTGTAGCGGCTGGCACTGGACCGTTGGCAGAAGGAAATGTCGGCGCAGGAGCTGGCGCGACGATCGGGAAGATGTTTGGGGCGAAGTTTGCAATGAAGTCTGGATTGGGTACAGCGTGCGTCAAAGTGGGTGACACGGGGATCGTTGTTGGTGCCTTGGTTGCCGTGAATGCTGTCGGAGATGTGGTGCGTCCGGAGACGGGGAAAATTATTGCCGGTGCGAGGAGTGAGGATGGAAAGGGCTTCCGCGACTCGATGAACGCAGTCATGAACGGATATCGCGTCGTTATGAAGAGCGGAGAGAATACTACGATTGGGGTCGTCGCGACGAATGCGCCGTTCAACAAGACACAGATGACGAAGATTGCGCAGATGGCTCACGACGGCTATGCGCGCTCCGTCAACCCGGTGCACACGATGAGCGATGGGGACACAATTTTTTCGATGTCAACCGGTACAGCGAACGTAAAGGCTGACGTCTCAGCCATTGGCGCAGTTGCTGCTGTGGTGATGTCACGGGCGATTGTGCGAGCAGTGATGCAGGCGACGGGTCTACCGGAGCTTGGACTACCGGCGTATCGGGATTATGTTGCGCGACATTAG
- a CDS encoding ribonucleotide-diphosphate reductase subunit beta, with product MSVQTPHSILDPGLSLTLRPMRYPVFFDMFKDGIRNTWTVEEVDFSTDLVDLRSRLTPAEIHLIQRLVAFFATGDSIVSNNLVLNLYKHINSPEARLYLSRQLFEEAVHVQFYLTLLDNYVPDPDARAAAFAAVENIPSITKKAQFCMKWMDSIQKLDELRTLSESRQFLLNLICFAGCIEGLFFFAAFAYVYFLRSRGLLNGLAAGTNWVFRDESCHLEFAFEVVNVVRAEHPELFDAQLESEVVEMMKEAVDCELQFAEDLLSGGVAGLSVREMRQYLEYVADSRVVRLGMKPIFGAKNPFAFMELQDVQELANFFERRVSAYQVAVAGEVAFHEDF from the coding sequence ATGTCAGTACAAACGCCCCATTCCATCCTTGATCCAGGCCTATCGCTTACCCTGCGTCCCATGCGCTATCCCGTCTTCTTCGACATGTTCAAAGACGGTATCCGCAACACCTGGACCGTCGAAGAGGTTGACTTCTCAACCGATCTCGTCGACCTGCGCTCTCGGCTTACACCGGCTGAGATCCATCTGATTCAGCGTCTCGTAGCCTTCTTCGCAACGGGCGACTCCATCGTCTCCAACAACCTCGTGCTCAATCTCTACAAGCACATTAACTCGCCCGAAGCGCGCCTCTATCTCTCCCGCCAGCTCTTTGAAGAGGCAGTTCATGTGCAGTTCTACCTGACGTTGCTCGATAACTACGTCCCTGATCCTGACGCTCGCGCAGCCGCATTCGCAGCAGTCGAAAACATTCCTTCCATCACCAAGAAGGCGCAGTTCTGCATGAAGTGGATGGACTCCATCCAAAAGCTTGACGAGCTGCGCACCCTATCCGAATCCAGACAGTTCCTGCTCAACCTTATCTGCTTCGCCGGCTGCATCGAAGGCCTCTTCTTCTTCGCAGCGTTCGCTTACGTCTACTTTCTGCGCTCTCGTGGCCTGCTCAACGGACTCGCGGCGGGCACTAATTGGGTCTTTCGCGACGAGAGCTGCCATCTTGAGTTCGCGTTCGAAGTAGTCAACGTCGTTCGCGCCGAACACCCAGAGCTCTTCGACGCACAACTCGAAAGCGAAGTCGTCGAGATGATGAAAGAGGCAGTAGACTGCGAGCTGCAGTTCGCCGAAGACCTGCTCTCAGGTGGCGTCGCCGGGCTCTCCGTACGCGAGATGCGCCAATACCTCGAGTATGTAGCGGACTCTCGCGTCGTTCGACTGGGCATGAAGCCAATCTTCGGCGCCAAGAATCCATTCGCATTCATGGAGCTACAAGACGTGCAGGAACTCGCCAATTTCTTCGAGCGCCGCGTCTCCGCTTATCAGGTTGCCGTTGCCGGAGAGGTGGCCTTTCACGAAGATTTTTAA
- a CDS encoding ribonucleoside-diphosphate reductase subunit alpha, with the protein MATLQTTLTELDPNFPPAEAAPQMQVRKRNGSLEPVDVNKIVRAVERCCHGLPHVDPIRVASKTIGGLFDGASTRELDSISIQTAAALIAEEPEYSRLAARLLLATIAKEVAGQNIYSFSQSIETGHREGVISKDTAEFVSANARKLNSAIDDRLSDRFEYFGLRTVYDRYLLRHPITRQVMETPQYFFMRVSAGLSVRVNEAVDFYNLLASHDYLPSSPTLFNSGTKHSQMSSCYLLDSPKDSLDSIYDAYKQIALLSKFSGGIGLAFHRIRSEGSLIRATNGLSNGIVPWLRTLDASVAAVNQGGKRKGACCVYLEPWHADVESFLEMRDNTGDQARRTYNLNLANWIPDLFMRRSDEDGTWSLFDPKDVPHLTDLYGEAFEKAYIEAEEKHLYIRQVKARDLYARMMRTLAETGNGWMVFKDACNTKCNQTGLPENVVHLSNLCTEITEVTSSAETAVCNLGSINLVRHLSDGAFDFEKLAATVYHAIPMLDRVIDINYYPVPQAASSNSRWRPVGLGVMGLQDVFFQMRIAFDSPEARALSAKIQEEIYFHALTASCDLAEKHGAHAAFTETRAAKGEFQFDLWGVTPPDTKRWDNLRERIKTVGLRNSLMIAVAPTATIASIVGCYECIEPQISNMFKRETLSGEFMQINKYLVSELKQLGLWSEEMRSRIKLAEGSIQKINEISDEVKLIYRTVWEVPMRSLIDMAADRGAYIDQSQSLNLFAESPNIGRLSSMYMYAWKRGIKTTYYLRSRPATRIAKTTVVASRESIDISANANVSCSLDNPESCEACQ; encoded by the coding sequence GTGGCCACTCTTCAGACGACGCTCACCGAACTCGACCCGAACTTTCCTCCAGCCGAAGCAGCGCCGCAGATGCAAGTGCGCAAGCGCAACGGATCGCTCGAGCCCGTCGACGTTAACAAGATCGTTCGCGCCGTCGAGCGCTGCTGCCACGGCCTGCCCCACGTCGATCCCATTCGTGTCGCCAGCAAGACTATCGGCGGCCTCTTCGATGGCGCATCCACACGCGAGCTAGACTCAATCTCGATCCAGACCGCAGCCGCGCTCATCGCCGAGGAGCCCGAGTACTCCCGCCTCGCGGCACGTCTGCTGCTGGCCACTATCGCCAAAGAGGTCGCCGGCCAGAACATCTACTCCTTCTCACAGTCCATTGAGACCGGCCATCGCGAAGGCGTCATTTCAAAGGACACTGCTGAGTTCGTCAGCGCCAACGCCCGCAAGCTCAATAGCGCCATCGACGACCGCCTGTCCGATCGCTTCGAATACTTCGGCCTGCGTACGGTCTACGACCGCTATCTGCTGCGCCATCCCATCACCAGGCAGGTCATGGAGACGCCGCAATACTTCTTCATGCGCGTCTCTGCCGGCCTCTCCGTTCGCGTCAACGAAGCTGTCGATTTCTACAATCTACTCGCGTCGCACGACTATCTGCCAAGCTCTCCGACCCTCTTTAACAGCGGCACAAAGCACTCGCAGATGTCCTCCTGCTATCTGCTCGATTCGCCAAAAGACTCGCTCGACTCCATCTACGACGCTTACAAACAAATCGCGCTCCTCTCCAAATTCTCCGGAGGCATCGGTCTAGCCTTCCACCGCATCCGGTCCGAAGGCTCGCTCATCCGCGCCACCAACGGCCTCTCAAATGGCATCGTCCCCTGGCTGCGCACGCTCGATGCTTCTGTAGCCGCTGTCAATCAGGGAGGCAAGCGCAAGGGAGCCTGCTGCGTCTATCTCGAGCCATGGCACGCCGATGTCGAATCGTTCCTCGAGATGCGCGACAACACCGGCGATCAGGCCCGCCGCACCTACAATCTCAACCTCGCCAACTGGATTCCCGATCTCTTCATGCGTCGCTCCGACGAGGACGGCACCTGGTCGCTCTTCGACCCGAAGGACGTTCCACACCTTACTGATCTTTATGGCGAAGCCTTCGAAAAGGCCTACATCGAAGCCGAAGAGAAACACCTGTACATCCGCCAGGTCAAGGCGCGCGATCTCTACGCCCGTATGATGCGCACGCTCGCCGAGACCGGCAATGGCTGGATGGTCTTCAAGGATGCCTGCAACACCAAGTGCAACCAGACCGGCCTTCCCGAGAACGTAGTTCATCTCTCAAATCTCTGCACCGAGATCACCGAGGTCACCTCGTCAGCCGAGACTGCTGTCTGCAACCTCGGCTCCATCAACCTCGTGCGCCATCTCAGCGACGGAGCTTTCGACTTCGAGAAGCTTGCCGCCACCGTCTACCACGCCATCCCGATGCTTGACCGCGTCATCGACATCAACTATTACCCCGTCCCACAAGCCGCTTCCTCCAACAGTCGCTGGAGACCCGTCGGCCTCGGCGTCATGGGCCTGCAGGACGTGTTCTTCCAGATGCGCATCGCCTTTGACTCACCAGAAGCCCGCGCCCTCTCCGCGAAGATCCAGGAAGAGATTTATTTTCACGCGCTCACGGCTTCCTGCGACCTCGCAGAAAAGCACGGCGCACACGCGGCATTCACGGAAACCCGTGCAGCCAAAGGCGAATTCCAGTTCGATCTATGGGGAGTCACCCCGCCCGACACCAAACGCTGGGACAATCTGCGCGAGCGCATCAAGACCGTTGGACTTCGCAACTCGCTCATGATTGCCGTTGCACCCACAGCAACAATCGCCTCTATCGTTGGCTGCTACGAGTGCATCGAACCGCAGATATCCAATATGTTCAAGCGCGAAACCCTCTCGGGCGAGTTCATGCAGATCAACAAATATCTCGTCAGCGAACTCAAGCAGCTAGGCCTCTGGTCGGAAGAGATGCGTTCGCGCATCAAGCTGGCCGAAGGCTCGATCCAGAAGATCAACGAGATCTCCGACGAGGTCAAGCTCATCTACCGGACCGTATGGGAAGTTCCCATGCGCTCGCTCATCGACATGGCCGCCGACCGTGGAGCCTACATCGACCAGAGCCAATCCCTCAACCTCTTTGCCGAGTCGCCAAACATCGGCCGCCTCAGCTCCATGTACATGTACGCGTGGAAGCGCGGTATTAAGACCACCTACTATTTGCGCTCTCGTCCCGCCACCAGAATCGCGAAAACTACAGTTGTGGCTAGCCGCGAGAGCATCGACATCTCTGCGAACGCGAACGTCAGCTGCTCCCTCGACAACCCTGAATCCTGCGAAGCCTGCCAGTAA
- a CDS encoding lmo0937 family membrane protein — protein MFLILAIVLIVLWLGGFFVLHVSSFLIHLLLIFALISLIMNFVGGKKV, from the coding sequence ATGTTTCTTATTCTCGCAATTGTGTTGATCGTACTGTGGCTGGGTGGGTTCTTCGTCTTGCACGTAAGCAGCTTCCTTATTCATCTGCTTCTTATCTTTGCGTTGATTTCTTTGATCATGAACTTTGTCGGTGGAAAAAAAGTTTAG
- a CDS encoding MoaD/ThiS family protein has translation MAIKVVLPTAFTRHTDGRKQFDSTATNLPGLIADIEQTFPALGTQIKDDDGKLRRFINIYVNDEDIRFLGGETYSFQDGDEVMLIPSIAGGTV, from the coding sequence ATGGCAATCAAAGTTGTGCTCCCGACCGCCTTCACCCGCCACACTGATGGCCGTAAGCAGTTCGACTCCACTGCTACGAATCTGCCCGGGTTGATAGCCGATATCGAGCAGACCTTCCCCGCGCTGGGAACGCAGATCAAGGATGACGACGGCAAGCTCCGCCGCTTCATCAACATCTATGTCAACGATGAAGACATCCGCTTTCTCGGTGGGGAGACCTATTCGTTCCAAGATGGTGACGAGGTGATGTTGATTCCTTCCATCGCGGGTGGCACTGTCTAA
- the thrC gene encoding threonine synthase: protein MNYSCTRYELKCNECGKRYGNQPLSACPDCLAPLEIAYDLDAVRGVFTREAIAAGPANIWRYASLLPIPDGFQPDLPVGFTPLVKATNLGKRIGASNLYVKNDAVCFPTLSFKDRVVSVALANAQRFGFETVGASSTGNLANSVAAQAARLGIKACILVPADLEAAKILNTQVYGARLIRIDGNYDHVNRLCTLIADEYNWGLVNVNLRPYYAEGSKTVGYEIAEQLGWRLPDNVVVPMAGGSLIRKIRKAFQELVYLGLVEDKPVRFFGAQATGCSPISQAVKQGLDYIEPQRPNTIARSLAIGNPADGPAAAKMIRDSGGWAEDVSDVEIVSGMQELAETEGIFTETAGGVTTAVTARLYAHGRISPDELTVTCITGNGLKTTDALTNHYVEERAVRPRLADFDAYLRELDGTTEPELVVAGGII from the coding sequence ATGAACTATTCCTGTACGCGGTATGAGCTGAAGTGCAACGAGTGTGGCAAGCGGTACGGCAATCAACCGCTTTCAGCCTGCCCAGACTGTCTGGCTCCACTTGAGATTGCTTACGATCTGGACGCGGTACGCGGTGTCTTCACCCGCGAGGCAATCGCAGCAGGCCCTGCAAACATCTGGCGTTATGCCTCGTTGCTGCCGATTCCTGACGGCTTTCAGCCGGACCTCCCCGTCGGGTTTACTCCGCTGGTCAAGGCGACCAATCTCGGCAAGCGTATCGGTGCAAGCAATCTCTACGTCAAGAACGACGCAGTCTGCTTCCCAACTCTCAGCTTTAAAGACCGCGTCGTCTCGGTTGCCCTTGCCAACGCGCAGCGCTTCGGGTTCGAAACCGTCGGCGCCTCTTCGACCGGTAATCTCGCCAACTCCGTCGCCGCACAGGCCGCTCGTCTCGGTATCAAGGCATGCATTCTGGTGCCAGCTGACCTCGAGGCCGCCAAGATTCTCAACACACAGGTTTATGGTGCACGGCTCATCCGCATTGATGGCAACTACGATCACGTCAACCGCCTCTGCACGCTAATTGCCGATGAGTACAACTGGGGCTTGGTCAACGTAAACCTCCGCCCCTACTATGCCGAGGGCTCGAAGACGGTGGGCTACGAGATCGCCGAACAGCTCGGCTGGAGGCTTCCCGACAACGTTGTTGTCCCCATGGCTGGTGGATCGCTGATTCGCAAAATTCGCAAGGCATTCCAGGAACTCGTCTATCTCGGCCTCGTCGAGGACAAACCAGTTCGCTTCTTTGGCGCACAGGCCACGGGTTGCTCGCCTATCTCGCAGGCCGTCAAGCAGGGTCTGGACTACATCGAGCCTCAGCGCCCGAACACGATTGCACGTTCGCTGGCGATCGGCAACCCCGCCGATGGACCTGCTGCAGCCAAGATGATCCGCGACTCCGGCGGCTGGGCCGAGGATGTCTCGGACGTCGAGATCGTCTCGGGCATGCAGGAACTCGCTGAGACCGAAGGCATCTTTACCGAAACCGCCGGCGGCGTCACCACAGCCGTCACCGCGCGCCTCTACGCTCACGGACGCATCTCGCCCGACGAACTCACCGTGACCTGCATCACCGGCAACGGGCTTAAGACGACCGATGCCCTGACCAATCACTATGTTGAGGAACGCGCCGTCCGTCCGCGACTGGCAGACTTCGATGCCTACCTGCGAGAGCTGGATGGCACGACCGAACCCGAACTGGTTGTTGCAGGAGGAATCATCTAA
- a CDS encoding response regulator has product MEASTDKKNTVLHICNRENLRPLRDQILRISGFDVDSTLTHTEGLSMFEGRHYDLVLIDVEGESGIHAAEQLCSAVKEARPDQLVAFVCNWRVAILTDCPDEIVRTEFNPEAFVQGVRDSVEKH; this is encoded by the coding sequence ATGGAAGCCTCGACCGATAAAAAAAATACCGTTTTGCACATCTGTAACCGGGAGAACCTGAGGCCGCTGCGTGATCAGATCCTTCGCATATCGGGTTTCGATGTGGACTCTACCCTGACTCACACCGAAGGTCTGTCGATGTTCGAGGGGCGACACTACGATCTGGTGCTGATCGACGTAGAGGGTGAATCAGGTATACATGCAGCGGAGCAACTCTGCTCGGCAGTCAAGGAGGCCCGGCCGGATCAGCTAGTGGCCTTTGTTTGCAACTGGCGGGTAGCAATTCTGACGGATTGCCCCGACGAGATTGTGCGCACAGAGTTCAACCCGGAAGCGTTCGTCCAGGGAGTTCGAGACAGCGTTGAGAAGCACTAG